Genomic segment of Streptomyces zhihengii:
GGTCGATCTCCAGCTCCCGGGACAGATCCGTCCCCGCCCCGTCGCCCGCACGCAGCAGCTCCGGCGGCGTGGACGAGACGAGCAGCCGGGTCGACGGCCCGTAGCGGGTGTCCAGCTTCTGCCCGGCCGGCGCCTGGAACACCACGTCGAGCCGCAGCGCCCCCGGCGCCACATCGGTGGCCGCCCGCCGGGTGCGGTGCGCCACCGCCTCCACGCGTACCGCCTCCTCCGGGAGCCGCAGCCGCGTCAGCCGGTGCCGGGCCGACTCCACGACCACGATCTCGTCGCCGTCGAGCACCGCGCCGCTCGGCTCCCGCAAGTCGGTGGCGAGCGTGGTCACCTCGCCGGACGCCGGATCGAAGCGCCGCAGCGCGTGGTTGTAGGTGTCGCTGATCGCCACCGACCCGTCGGGCAGCGCCGTCACGCCCAGCGGGTGCTGGAGCAGCGCCTGCCCGGCCTCGCCGTCGCGGTGCCCGAAGTCGAAGAGACCGGTGCCGACGGCCGTGTGCACGACGCCGTCGGTGCCGATCCAGCGCACCGAGCTGGTCTCGGAGTCGGCGATCCACAGCCGCTCACCGGCGGCGGCGAGCCCGGACGGCTGCGCGAACCACGCCTCGGCGGCCGGTCCGTCGACCAGCCCCTCGTTCGTCGTACCGGCCGCGACCTGCACGGTCCCCGCCTCGGGGTCGTACGTCCAGAGCTGGTGCACCCCCGCCATCGCGATCCACAGCCGGTCGTTCCACCAGGCCACGTCCCACGGCGACGACAGCGCCACCTCGGTGGCCGGGCCCGACGTCGGCGAACCCTGCCACCACTGCCGGCCCGTGCCCGCGAGCAGCTCGACCGCGCCGGTCACCGGGTCGTACGCCTTGAGCTGGTGGTGCACGGTGTCGGCGACGGCAACCCGGCCGTCGGGCAGCAGCGCCAGCCCCTGCGGCTCGTTGAACACGCCGGCGCCGCCGGTGCGCCGCACCACGCTCTCGCCGTCCGCCGCCAGCTCGACCAGCTCGTGCCGGGTCGAGTCGGACACCAGGAAGTTCCCGGACGGCAGCCGCAGCGCCTTGCCGGGGAAGCGGAGGTCGGTCGCCACCGGCTCCGGCGCGACGTACGGGCCGTCCCCGCGCCGCAGGGTGCCCTTGGCCTCGTGCTCGGCCTCCAGCTCCGCCACCAGGCGCTCGATCGCGTGGGCGTGGCCCTCGCCGGCGTGCTGGGCGACGACGTACCCCTCCGGGTCGATGACGACCAGCGTCGGCCAGGCGCGCACCGCGTACTGCTTCCAGGTGGCCAGCTCGGGGTCGTCCAGCACCGGGTGGTGCACCTGGTAGCGCTCGACCGCGTCGACCACGGCCCGGTGCTCCGCCTCGTGCACGAACTTCGGCGAGTGCACACCGATGATCACGACGGTGTCCCGGTGCTTCTCCTCGAGCTCCCGGAGCTCGTCGAGGACGTGCAGGCAGTTGATGCAGCAGAACGTCCAGAAATCGAGGATCGTGATCCGTCCTCGCAGGTCGGCGAGGGTGAGTTCGGTGCCCCCCGTGTTCAGCCAGCC
This window contains:
- a CDS encoding NHL domain-containing thioredoxin family protein encodes the protein MNDAVPAPTPAPAPRRARVRAPELIGKGGWLNTGGTELTLADLRGRITILDFWTFCCINCLHVLDELRELEEKHRDTVVIIGVHSPKFVHEAEHRAVVDAVERYQVHHPVLDDPELATWKQYAVRAWPTLVVIDPEGYVVAQHAGEGHAHAIERLVAELEAEHEAKGTLRRGDGPYVAPEPVATDLRFPGKALRLPSGNFLVSDSTRHELVELAADGESVVRRTGGAGVFNEPQGLALLPDGRVAVADTVHHQLKAYDPVTGAVELLAGTGRQWWQGSPTSGPATEVALSSPWDVAWWNDRLWIAMAGVHQLWTYDPEAGTVQVAAGTTNEGLVDGPAAEAWFAQPSGLAAAGERLWIADSETSSVRWIGTDGVVHTAVGTGLFDFGHRDGEAGQALLQHPLGVTALPDGSVAISDTYNHALRRFDPASGEVTTLATDLREPSGAVLDGDEIVVVESARHRLTRLRLPEEAVRVEAVAHRTRRAATDVAPGALRLDVVFQAPAGQKLDTRYGPSTRLLVSSTPPELLRAGDGAGTDLSRELEIDPEVTEGVLHVSAMAASCDDDPANEYPACHVHQQDWGVPVRVTADGAARLPLVLAGMDEPRA